The Ahaetulla prasina isolate Xishuangbanna chromosome 4, ASM2864084v1, whole genome shotgun sequence genome has a window encoding:
- the LOC131198914 gene encoding uncharacterized protein LOC131198914, with translation MDEILLLNKYYSDFRNSAVLCFSETWLNESIENSSLNFPGFQIERSDRIPETSGKKKGGGLCLYINSTWCQDFNIIYKFCDNNLETLIINCKPYYSPREFSSFLLIAVYVPPQACVNEALRTLADQIMEAEAKHPDSLAIVLGDLNKANLRKELPKYFQHVNCPTRGKNTLDHCYTTLKDAYRSLPRAAVGHSDHCMIHLVPAYRQRLKAIKPIIKSVKTWTEESELKLQACFDCTDWNIFKDTSADLDELTDTVTSYVSFCEDLCVPTRNLRIHSNNKPWFTPKLKQLRHSKEEAYRKGDKMLYNQARNALTREIRAAKRSYSEKLKNQFSANEPANMWKTLKNITGYGKPPSQAEGNQQLADDLNEFYCRFERKLQPPISTTPISDTPTTAKPPTTDPISLGSQPLVITEKEVQDLFHRQKPGKAPGPDKITPSCLKVCADQLAPIFTHIFNKSLEMCYVPSCFKRSTIIPVPKKPTIKELNDYRPVALTSVVMKTFERLVLSYLKSITDPLLDPLQFAYRANRSTDDAVNMALHYILQHLESPKTYARVLFVDFSSAFNTIIPDILLTKLNQFKYRNRLVSGSQAS, from the coding sequence atggatgaaatactcctcttaaacaaatactattctgattttcgcaattcagcagtcctatgcttctctgaaacctggttaaatgaatcaattgaaaatagcagcctgaactttccaggatttcaaattgaacgatcagacaggattccagaaacatctggtaaaaagaaaggaggaggcttatgcctatatattaattcaacctggtgtcaagattttaacataatttacaaattctgtgacaacaatttagagactctaattatcaactgcaaaccttactattcgcctcgtgaattttcctcatttcttctaattgctgtttatgtcccaccacaagcctgtgtaaacgaggcattacgaactctagctgaccaaatcatggaggctgaagccaaacaccctgattcactggccattgttttgggagatctaaacaaggcaaacttaaggaaagaactaccaaaatactttcagcatgtcaattgtcccaccagaggcaagaatactctagaccactgctacacaacactaaaagatgcctatcggtctttaccacgtgcagctgtaggacactctgatcattgcatgattcaccttgtacctgcttacaggcaaagacttaaagccataaaaccaataattaaatcagtgaaaacctggacggaggaatcagaattaaagctacaggcatgttttgactgcactgattggaatatttttaaagatacctctgcagacctggatgaactcacagatactgtaacatcatatgtcagcttctgtgaagacctatgtgtacctacaaggaacttgcgaatacacagtaataacaaaccttggtttacacctaaacttaagcagctacgacattccaaagaggaagcctacagaaaaggtgataaaatgctgtacaatcaggccagaaatgcactaacaagggagataagagcagcaaaaagaagctactctgaaaagctaaagaatcaattttcagcaaatgaaccagcaaacatgtggaaaactcttaaaaatatcaccggctatggcaaacctccttcccaggctgaaggtaatcaacaactggcagatgacctgaatgagttttactgcaggtttgaaaggaaactacagccacctatctccacaacccccatctcagacacaccaacaacagccaagcctcctacaactgaccccatttcattgggttcacaacccctagtgatcacagaaaaggaagtgcaggacctatttcacagacaaaagccaggaaaagctccaggcccagacaagataactccttcttgcttaaaagtttgtgctgaccaattggcccccatcttcacccatattttcaataaatcactagagatgtgctatgttccttcttgcttcaaacgctctaccatcatcccagtgccgaagaagcccaccatcaaggaactgaatgactacagaccagttgctctaacatctgtagtaatgaaaacctttgaaaggctagtgctttcctacctgaaatccatcacggatccgctgttagaccccttgcaatttgcataccgagcaaatagatcaacagatgatgctgttaatatggctctgcactacatcctacaacatcttgagtctccaaagacctatgcaagggtcctttttgtagactttagttcagcattcaataccatcattccagacattcttctaactaagctaaaccagttcaagtaccggaacagacttgtaagtggatcacaagcttcctaa